GCGCATCGGCGCCGGCCTGCGCCTGCGTCATGGCATCGGCATCGTCGTGAACCCCGCGACCGTCATCGGTCGCGGGGTCATGCTGCGCCACGGCGTCACCCTTGGAAATCGCCGCACGGCCGACGACTGTCCCGTGATCGAAGACGACGTCGAGCTCGGCGTCGGTGCGGTGGTCATCGGCGCCGTCACGATCGGGAAGGGCGCTCGCATCGGACCGCACGCGGTCGTGACGCGCGACGTCCCCCCGGGAGCTGTGGTGTACTCGCCGCGGCCCGAGGTCCGTGAACACGCCGCCGTTCGGGGTGGCCGCTCGTGACCCGCATCGGTTACGCCGCCGGTGCGTTCGACCTCTTCCACGTCGGCCACCTCAATCTCCTGCGGCACGCCAAGGCGCGCTGCGACGTGTTGATCGCGGGCGTCGTGAGCGACGAGATGCTTCTCGAGGTGAAGGGCACCGCCACCGTGATCCCCACCGCGGAACGCGCCGAGATGGTGGGCGCCTGCCGGTACGTCGACGACGTGCACGTCGAGACCGTTCCCGACAAGCTCGACACGTGGCGTGAGGTGGGCTTCACTCACTTCTTCAAGGGGGACGACTGGCGCGGCACTCCGAAGGGTGTCGCGCTCGAGCGGCGCTTCGCCGAGGTCGGCGTGGAGATCGTGTACTTCCCCTACACGGCGCACACGTCGAGCACTCGGCTGCGCTCGGCGCTCGACGCTCTCGCCGCGCCCCGAGAGGCGCTCGTCTAGAACCCGGTTCCGAACGCGGCGAAGGGCGTGACGAGGCCCGTCTCCTCCGTCGCCATGGCGAGCGCCTCAGCGGGTTCCAGTCGCGCGGCGAGGCCCTCGTGGAGAACGCCGAGGAGCTCGCAGGCGATGTCGTCGGCGACGATCACGGGCGAGGCGATCACGCTGCGCGATCCCGCGTGCAGCCACGCGCGCGTCATACCGACCGCCTCCTCCCCCCAGCGGACCGATGAGCGTCCGACCTCGCACGCCGACAGCACAACCGTTTCGGGTGCGCGCGGGATCTGGTCGATGTCGTAGCCGAACAGGGTGCCGTCCGCGAGTGTCAGGCCGGAGAGCATGGGCGCGTACGCGGCGTGCTCTCCGTGCGCGACGACGTGCAGCACATCCACGTCGTCTGCGAGGGCGGCGACGTCGGCGGTCCCCGCCCGGTCGCCGCTGAGCATCCGTACGGACGTGAGCCCGGATCCGGGCTCACGCCGCTCGGCCGCCGCCCGCCAGGCAGCAGCTCCGCGCTCTGCTTCCTCCGCACCGCGTGCCACGTCCGGCCCCACGGCGAAGCCGGGAACAGGATTCGCCGCGCGCTCCTCACGCGTCCGCGCGTGGAACCATCGGGACGCGGAACGCGAGACGGTGACCACTTTGCCGCGCAGCTCCGGGAGCATCATCCACGGCACGCGACGCAGCTCCCCGGGAGACGTAATGACGACCCGCCGCGCGGCGCCCACCGCCGCAAGCGCGGGTTCGACGAGCATTCGCGAGATCTGACCGAGGCGCTCGTCGAGCGACGCACGCACGAGACGCGCGGCCGAGCCGCTCATCACGGCCGCGGCTTCGAGCTCCGTGTGAATGCCCTTCGTCGCGGCGCGGATCCGCTCCCACGGCAAGTCGACAATGACGGGCGCCGCCCGGCCGTTCACGGCGAGACAGGAGAGGCGGTTCGCGACGTAGACGAACGCGAGCATCGCCGTGTCGTCGTCGAGTTCCGAACGCACCTCGTCGAGGCTCGCACGGCGCGGCCCCACGGATCCCGGCGTGTTCGTCCACTGCCTGTCCGCGATCCGGTACCGCAACTCACGTACTCGCCTGTCGGCGAACCAGTCGGTTCCGGACAGCTCGCTGCGCAGGACCCGCAGCTCGGTGAGGTCGGCGGCAAGCTCGGCGTCCGGCGGCGGGCGCACCGGCGTGACCTGCTGGGTGAAGTGTCTAGCGCGCTCGGACCACTCGAAGAGCGTGTCCGGCCGCCGCGAGCGAAGCGCGCCGGCGACCCCCTCCATCAAGACGCCGGACGCGTGCATCGCGACGGAGGAGAGCATGTCAAGCGAGCCGAATGACGACTGCCACGCCGACAGCTCCGCGAGCCCCGCGGCTGCGTGCCGACGGGCGCCCGCGTCGTCTCCGCGCGCCGTCGCCCGCGCGGCATGCGCCTCGTGCGCGAGCAGCCGCACGTCGAGCGGGTCGTCGTGGCGGCGCGCGGGAAGTCGGGCCGGAGGTTGCCGCATCCGTGAACTCGCCGCGGCGGTTGCAAACGCGAGCGCGCGCGACTCGCTCGTGTAGCCGAAGCGTCGGAGAGCCCGACGCGCGCCGGGCGCCCGGTCATGCGCCGCCGCTCGAGTGCGTGCGTCGTCACCCGCCAGCGCGGCACGCAGGGCGACCGCGTCGGCGCGCGCCGCCCATGCCTCGCTGCCCAGCTTGCGGAAGCGCTTCGCGGCGGCGCGCGCCACGCGGCGAGCCTCACGGCGATCGTGGGTGAGGAGGGAGAAGGATAGCTGCAGTTCCGCCTCGGCGCGCGCCTGAGACATCCGCTCGGCGCCGAAAACCCGCGCGGCATCACGGAGCACGCGTTCGGCTTCGATGGTGGCGCCGGCCTCGCGGAGAACCTCCGCCCGGTCCGCGTCGCAGACAGCTTGCGCCACGGCCGATGCCGCGGCGGCGACGGGCCGGGCCTCCGCCATGAGCCGCAACGACGCGACGATGTCGCCCGCGAGATGAAGCACGTAGCCGAGGTTGTGGGTGGCCTGAGCCTGTCCGAGCTCGTCACCGGTCGCCTTGTAACAGGACGCGGCCGCCGCCAGGTCCTTCAGGGCGAGGTCGGTGTCGTGAACGCGCATCGCCACGACGCTCCGATTCAGCAGCACGTTCCCCAGCAGCTCGGGGAGGTCCGCGAGCTTCTCGATGGCCTCGTCGAGCGCGGCGCGCGCCTCGTCGAGGCGTGCGGCATCCAGAAGCACGGCGCCGAACTGTCCGAGGACGATGCCGCGCGTCTCCGCCGTGAGCTCGCGCAGCGCCAATGCCTCGCGACACAGAGCTTCCGCCTCGGCAGCCGCACCGCGGCGCGCGACGACGTAGGCGAGCGACCCGCTGACGCGAGCGCGCGTGTCGTCGCTGCGCGCGCGCGCCAGCGCGAGACGGAAGGTGCGCTCAGCGCGCGCGAAGTGCAGGCGATTGCCCTCCTCGAGTCCGCGCGCGTGCAGCACCTCGGCCGTCAACGACGTGCGCTTCGCTTCGTGGTCGGACCGCGGAGCGCCCGTGGTCGGTGTCGTCACCTCCATCGTCATCGTCGTGACCCGTCGTGAGACGCAAGCGTTTCGAGGGCCGATCTCGCGGCCTTCCGTGCGCGGCTGATCTGCTGCGCGCGTTCCGCACGAGCGGGCACGTCTCCGAGCGCGGCGGCGACGAGTCCGGCAGCATACGGCGCCGCGAAGGAGGTGCCGCTCCACGCCGCGAAGCCGCCGCGGTAGTCGTCGGGGCCCAGCGTCGCGCGATGTCGGCCGTAGCGATCGTCGCACGACGCCGCCTGCCGGCCGCCGTCGAAGTCGGGCGTCGTGCTGACGACCGCCGCGCCCGGAGCGTATGTCGTCACCCACGGCCCGACGTTCGAGAACAGGGCGACCGAGTCGGACGACGGGTTGAGCGCGCCGACGGCGACGTGCAACGCCGCCTTGTCCTGCGCGATGCCGTTGTCCGCCCCCGGCCACGCCCACAGCGACGCGGGAAACGTCGGCCGATCGATCGCGTCGTTGCCCGCCGAGCACACCACCGTGCACCCCATCTCGCGCGCAGCGCGCAGCAAATCCGAGAGCGTCGTGGAATAGAGGCCGTCCTCCGGCGTCTCGTGGTAATAGCCGAGCGACAGCACGAGAACATCGATCGCAACGCCGTCATCGTGACCGTCGCGTTCGCGCTGCAGGAGCGTGACGACGTCGGCGACCGTCTGCAGCAGGTCTCCCTCGTCCACGGTCCCGAGCGCATTCGCGAGGCGGAGTGACAGCAGGTCGGCGTCAGGTGCGAGCTGGCGCACGATCCCGGCGATGAACGTACCGTGCCCGGCTACCGGGTCGATCTCGCCATCGAGCTGCCCGTAGAGGTCCGCGTACACCTCCGGATCCGCGTCGTCCGTGAGCCCGATGGGCCTGCCGTCGAGTTCGGCACGCCGCCGGACGATCTGCTCGGGAAGCCATTCGTGCACGCCGCACCCCGTGTCGAGGATCCCGACCACGGGACGTCGCCGGGCGCGCTTCGGCTCGCTGCCGCGGAGCGGCCCGGCGCCGAGTCGAGCGATCGGCTGTCGAGAGCCGCGGCCGGGCCGCAGATAGTCTTCGGCGCCGAAGGGGTTCGTGCGCGTGAAGGGATTCGTTCGGGTGAACGGGTTCGTCGTCGTGAAGGGGTTCAGGCCCACCGGATCGACCGAGAGCACGTGTTCGAGCCCCAGGAACGGGACCGCCCAGTGCGCGACGCCCGCTTCCTGCGCGAGTCGCCTCGTCCGCTGCAGCACCCGCCAGGCGTCGGGCGCGCCGGGCACGATGGCGGCGTTCGGGTCGAGCGCCGTCGCGATCCGCAGGCGCAGCACGCCCGCGCTTCCGAGCAGACCCGGGGCGTCCGGGAGCAGCGGGGGCGGGGCGTCGCCGGGCGGGAGCGGGTCGCCCAGGAGGCTCTCGACCGACACGTCCCAGCCGAAGGCGCTCGCCGCGTCCGCTGTCAGTTCGAGCACCTCGGCGGCCTCGCCGGGCACATACGTCAGCAACAGGGTGTCGGAGCGATACACCGTCGGGTAGGCCCGGATCCCGTCGATCGGATCGACCTCGGGGTCGAGCACCTTTCCCGCCGGGATCGACCCCGACGCGCGATCTTGCCAGTCCCATCCCTTCGGTTCGGGGGTTTCATCGGACATGCGTGGTGCTCCTCCGCGTCACTGACTTCGTGTCGACGCGGGATCGCAGTCGATGGGGCTTTCCTGCAGCAGCTTCTTCAGCTTCGTCAGGCAGCGGCGCCGTGTGGGCCCGATACTGCCCACGGGCATATCCAGCTCCACGGCGAGGTTCTCGTAATCGGGCCGCACGGAGAACGCGACGACGCGTAGCAGGCGCCGACAACGATCGTCGAGCGTATGCACGGCCCGCCACAGGTGCTGTTCCTCCTCGCGCACGACGATCTCCTCCTCGACGGAAGCAGCGGGCGGCAGCCTTCGTTCGAGGTCGTCCTCTGACACGGAGCGCCTGGCGCGCCCCGCCGCGCGCCACGCTTCGCGGCGCACCGTCGTGATGAGCCATCCCGCCACGGCGGCGGGATCCTCGATCATGTCGTGCTTGCGCACGAGAGCGAGCCACGTCGACTGCACGACGTCTTCGGCGACCGACGCCGAGACGGAGTACGAGCGCGCAATGTGCCACAGCACGGGAGTCATCTCGCGCACGAGTTCGTCCATCGCGCGCGCGTCGCCATCGCGCCATCGCGCAAACCAGTGCGCGGCATCGCCAGAAGTCGGTAATGCAGTCATCGATGTTCCTCGAACACCCTCGGGGAAGTTCAGGCTCTGGCCTCTGCCGCACTCAGGGTAGTTGCACGATCCGCCATGGATACGGGCCCTGACGCCATTTTCAGGGCCCCATCATCGGCTTATCCTAGCGATCGAATGCCTGCCCGTAAAGAGTCGGTCTGACAATTACCTCAGAACTCGAACCACGGGGTGGCGACCTCGCGGATCCGGTCGGCGCCGCGCACCGCCATCCGCAGGTGGGTCCGGCCGCGCGCGACGCCGTCGAACGTGAAGCGCCCCGAGTTCGATACGTCGGCCTCCCACTCACGCTCGGCCTGCGCCAGGCGTGCCGCAACGACGGGCGGATCCGACCACCCGTCCACCCGACACCTGCCCTCACGCGATGTCACGCGCACGAGCACATTCGCGTGGCCGTCGCCGAATTGGAGGACGCTCTCATCCGCCGCCGCACGAACCGGCGCGCGCTCCGGGACCTCGAGCAGATCGAGGAGCGCGAAATCTCGCGAAAGGTCATCCACGGCAACCGCGGCAACCATGCGGTCCGCGAGGGTCACGGGAACGGGGTCCGAGAACTCCCACATCTCGCGGAGCGCATCGAGGAGGACTGCCTCGTCGTGTTCAGCCATGCGTCCGCACTCCCTGCTCGAGGCACCGCCACCTGCCACGCCGGGGGGTGTGCGCAGAGGCGTCAGTGCCGCTTACGGCAGATCGTATCAACTCGCGCCGGTGAACGGTGGCATCCGCACGAATCGCTTCCACGCAAGGCAGGATGGGGCCATGCCCCTGCCGCCGCTGCCCCCTGTCGCCGATGTGATGCAGACGCTGCACGTCGTGGCCCTTCCCCTGACCACACGCTTCCGCGGCGTCGATCACCGCGAGGCCGCCCTGTTCGAGGGCCCGGAGGGCTGGGCGGAATTTTCGCCGTTCGTCGAGTACGGCAATGCCGAGGCCACGACCTGGCTGCGCGCCGCGATCGACTTCGCCTGGAACCCGCAACCGACGCCGCACCGTACCCACATCGGCGTCAACGCCACCGTTCCGGCGGTCACGGCCGCCCGGGTATCCGAGATCCTCGACCGTTACGGTCCGTGCCGCACGGCGAAGGTGAAGGTCGCCGAGTCGGGGCAGACGCTCGATGACGACATCGCGCGTGTCGCGGCCGTGCGCGACGCGCTCGGACCCGAGGGTCGGATCCGCGTCGACGCGAATGCCGGCTGGAACGTCGACGAGGCCGAGCGCGCCCTCCACGCGCTTGCCGAGTTCGACCTCGAGTACGCGGAGCAGCCGTGCGCGAGCGTCGAGGAACTCGCTGAGGTGCGCTGGCGGCTGCGGAAGTGGGACATCCCCATCGCGGCCGATGAATCGGTGCGCAAGGCCGAGGATCCGATTGCCGTTGCCCGGGCGGGCGCCGCCGACATCGTCATCATCAAGGCGCAGCCGCTCGGAGGCGTGCGTGATGCCCTCGACATCGTCGAGCGATCCGGGCTCCCCGCCGTCGTCTCGTCGGCACTCGACACGAGCATCGGCCTCGCGCAGGGCGCGCACCTCGCCGCCGCGCTGCCCGCACTCGAGCACGACTGCGGCCTCGGCACGGGGGCGCTCTTCGCCCGCGACGTCGTCTCCCCCGCGCTCGTCCCTACGGACGGACGGATCCGCGTCGAGCGCCTCGTCCCCTCTCTCGACGCGCTCGCGGAGACCGCGGCGACTCCCGAGCGGCGCGCGTGGTGGGAGTCGCGGATTCGCTCCTGCTACGCGCGGCTCTGAGCCGCGTTCGGGCGCTCGAGGAGCAGTTCGACGACCCCGCTGAGCCTCCGCGTGCGCATCTCGGTCGCCGCGGCAGCGTCCAGCCCCGAGACTGCGGCGCGCGTGGCCGCATCCGTCCACACCGCGAGGATGATGACCGCCGCCGCACGTGAATCCGCGCGCAGCGCGAGACCCTTCATCTCGACGATGTCGTCCATCAGCTGCACGACCTCCGCGAGAATCTCCTCCTCCTGTGCCCGATAGGCCACCGCGAATTCCGCATCACGCATGGCCTTGATGCTGATCTCGTGCATGAGCAGGGTCGAGTGCCGGTCATCGCCGACGACGTCGAGCGCTCGGATGATGACGCTCGCATCCGTCGCCTGCGGATCGAAGCGATCCGCGGCGGTGAGATCCGCGACGCGCACCCGCACTCCGGCGACGCGCTCGCGCGCGACCTCGCCCGCCAGCTCCAGGAACATCTCGTCTTTCGAGGCGAAGTTCGAGTAGAACGCCCCGCGCGTGAAGCCTGCTCGGTCGCAGATGCGCTCGACGGACGCCTCGCCGAGGCCGACCTCGGCGAACACCTCGGACGCCGCGGCGAGCAGGCGCGCGCGCGTGGCGGCGCGGCTACGCGTGGCGGGCTGCGGCGGATCCACAGGGGGGCGTTCAGACACGACCATTACGATACACTTTCGTACTGGATACACTTCTGTATCGAGATCTCCGGAGGCCCCCACCCGTGTCCACCCTGCTCTCGTCCCTCGGACGCTGGTCCTTCCGCAACCCCTGGCGCGTTATCGGATCCTGGATCCTGCTGCTGCTCGTCGCCGGCGGCGCCGCCCTCGGGCTCGGCAAGGGCTTCGACGACTCGATCACGATCCCCGGCACCGAGGCACAGGACGGAATCGAGCAGCTCGAGCGCACCTTCCCGCAGGTGTCGGGCACGGCGGCACAGATCATCGTGGTCGCCGCCGACGGCGACAGCGTCGACGCGGCTTCCTATCGGGATCCCATCGAGACGGCGGTCGACGAGTTCAGCGAGTTCGAGACGATGTCCAATGCCACTTCACCGTACGACGAGGTCGTCGAGGGGCTCGTCTCAACCGACGAGACCGCCGCGATCGTGCAACTCCAGCTCGAGGGTCAGGCCACGACGATCTCGGACGAGGTCAAGGACGCGATCACCGAGCGCGTGCACGAGCTCGGTGACGAGTTGCCGGACGGGTCGACGACGAAGCTCGGCGGCGACCTGTTCAGCACGGAGCTGCCGGCGATCAGCGCGACGGAAGCGGTCGGCGTGCTCATCGCACTTCTCGTGCTCATCGTCACCTTCCGCTCGTTCGTGATGGCCGGACTTCCGCTGGTGACAGCGCTGATCGGCGTCGGCGTCTCGATGCTCGGCGTCGTCGCGGTCACGGCGTTCACGGAGGTTAGCTCGACCACGCCCCTGCTCGCGCTCATGCTCGGTCTGGCCGTCGGTATCGACTATGCGCTGTTCATTGCGGCCCGCCACCAGGACCAGGTGCGCGGGGGCATGGATCCCGAGGACGCGGCGGCGCGCGCGACGGGCACCGCGGGCAGCGCGGTCGTGTTCGCCGGCGTCACGGTGCTCATCGCCCTCGTCGGGCTCGGGTTCGCGGGGATCCCGTTCCTCACCGTCATGGGTATCGCCGCGGCCGTCGCCGTGGCGGTGGCCGTCGCGATCGCGGTGACGATGACACCGGCTCTGCTCCGCTTCGTCGGCCACCGCGCCGCTGGCCGACCGCGCAAGGAGCGCCCGCAGAAGGTGCGTCACGCCAGCTTCTCGCAGCGGTGGGTCAAGACGGTCACCGCACACCCGGTCGTCACCACGATCGCGGTCGTGGTCGGGCTCGGCGTCGTGGCGCTGCCGGCGACGCAGCTCGGCCTCGCCCTGCCGAACGCCGGGTCCCTCCCGCAGGACAGCGAGGCGCGCCAGGCGTACGACCTCACGGATCAGCACTTCGGCGAGGGTTTCAACGGCCCACTCATCCTCACCGGCTCCATCATCACGAGCACCGACCCTCTCGGCCTCATGGAGGATCTCGCGGACGAGGTCGAGCGTCTCGACGGGGTGAAGGAGGTCGCGCTCGCGACACCGAACGAGACGGCGGACACGGGGATCGTGCAGATCATCCCGGAGACCGGGCCGTCGGATCCGGCCACGAGCGAGCTCGTGCACGAACTGCGGGATCACCACGACGAGTGGCTCGACGAGTACGGCGTCGATCTGACCGTCACCGGCTTCACGGCGGTGGCGATCGATGTGTCGGCAAAGCTCGGGCAGGCGCTCCTCCCCTTCGGAATCTTCGTCGTCGGCCTCAGCGTCATCCTGCTGATGGTCGTGTTCCGCTCGATCTGGGTGCCGCTGAAGGCCGCCGTCGGGTACCTGCTGTCGATCGTCACGGCGTTCGGCGTCGTCGCGATGGTGTTCCAGTTCGGCTGGGGCGCCGATCTGCTGCACGTCACGAAGACGGGCCCGGTGATCGCCTTCATGCCGATCGTCGTGATGGGCGTCCTGTTCGGGCTCGCGATGGACTACGAGGTCTTCCTCGTCTCGCGCATGCGCGAGGACTACGTGCACGCGATCCGCCGCCGACCGGCGACGCGCGAGGTCGCCGTCGATGCCATCCGCACGGGCTATGCCGCATCGGCGCGTGTCGTGACGGCGGCCGCCGTGATCATGTTCGCCGTCTTCGCTGCGTTCGTCCCCGAGGGCGACATCAACATCAAACCGATCGCACTTGCGCTCGCCGTGGGCATCGCGGTCGATGCTTTCCTCGTGCGGATGACGCTCGTGCCCGCCGTCATGGCACTGCTCGGGAAACACGCGTGGTGGATGCCGGCCTGGCTCTCGCGCCGCCTCCCGAGCCTCGACATCGAGGGCGAGGCCGTCGAGCGCGAAGACCGGCTGGCCGACTGGCCCGAGCCGGACTCGCGCTCCGTGCTCGCCGCCGAGGATGTCACGATCACCGCGGACGGCGAGGCCCTCGTACAGGACCTGCAGGCGCGCGTCGAGCCGGGCGACGCCCTCGTGATCACGGCGACGGATCCGCGTTCTTCCCGCGCCGCGCTGCTCGCGTTCGCCGGACGCATCACGACTGACGAAGACAGTCGACTGCGGGTGGCCGGTCATCTCCTGCCGGGACGCGCATCGTGGGTACGCGCCCACGTCGGCGTCGCGCTGCTCGACGACTCTCCGGATCCCGAATCGGCTCTCGCCGAGGCGCTCTCCGGATCCGCGACGATCGTCGCCGTGAGCGGCCTCGATCGCGCCTCCGCGGCCTCCCTCTCCGCCCTGAGCGCGGCCCGCGAGCGGTCCACCGGATCCCTCACCGTCGTCGCGACCGCGGCCGATGCCGCCCGCGCCACCGACCTCCTCGACGACGCCGGCTGGTCCGGTGCGTCGGTTCTCGATGCCACGCCGCACGCCGCGGCCCGTCCCTCCGAGGTGATCGCATGACAACCTCCCTCGAACGCCCCACCACGAAGCGCCCCGTCACCTGGCTGACGATCGCGGGCCTGGTCGCGCTGCCCGCCGTTGTCGGCGGCGTGCTCGTCGCCGCGCTCGACGACCCGACCGGTCGCCTCGACAACATGACCGCGGCCATCGTGAACCTCGACGACGGCGTGGAGATCGACGGTCGGCTCACACCGCTCGGCCGCCAGCTCGCGGCGGGGCTCGTCGAGGGCTCCGACGACGTCGACAGCAACATCGAGTGGGTGATCTCGAACGCACAGGACGCGTCTGACGGCGTCGCCGACGGCACCTATCAGGCGATCGTGACGATCCCCGAGTCGTTCAGCACCGCGGCGATGTCGTCCGCAAACGCGATTCAGGGCGAGGAGGATCCCTCGACCGCGACCATCGACGTCGACACCGCGAGCGATGCGCTGATCTTCGACGAGGCGATCATGCAGCAGGTCTCCACGGTCGCCGCGGGCGAGATGAGCGCCATGCTCTCCGAGGCGACGCTCGAGAACGTCTTCGTCAGCTTCACGGACCTCGGCTCACAGCTGGGCGACGCGTCGGACGGGGCGACACAGCTCGCGGACGGCGCGGGCGAGGCCCAGAACGGGGCCGAGGAGCTCTCGGGCGGAGCGGGCGAGCTCGCGGACGGCGCCGGGGAGCTCGCGGGCGGGATCTCGCAGCTCGCAGGCGGGGCCACCGATGCCTCTGTGGGCGCGGGCGAACTCGCGGACGGCACCGCTGCGCTGGCGGACGGCGCGGCCGGGGTGGCGGACGGATCGAGCGCGCTCGCGGGCGGGGCGAGCCAACTGCGCGATGGCCTCGGGCAGCTCGACGCTGGCATCTCCCCGCTCGCGGAGGGCGCGACGCAGGTCGCTGGCGGCGTCGCTGCCGTGGACGTCGGGCTGAACGGGTCCGGCGACGAGCCGGGGCTCGCGCAGGGTGCGGCTTCGATTGTGGCGGCGCTCGGCGACATCTCCGGCGCGATGAACGGATCAGACGACCAGCCCGGCCTCGCGGGCGGATCCGCCGACGTGGCGGACGGCGCGGCCGAGCTCGCGACCGGGGCGCGGCAGCTGTCGGACGGGGCGACGCAGATCGCCGACGGCGTCGACGGACTGGCGACCGGGGCGAACGACCTCGCCGGCGGCGCCGGTCAGGTCGCGGACGGCGTCGACGGAATCACGACCGGCGCGAATGACCTCGCGGGCGGGGCGACGCAGATCGCCGACGGCGTCGACGGACTGTCCTCCGGCGCGAATGACCTCGCGGGCGGGGCGACCCAGGTCGCCGACGGCGTCGACGGACTGGCGACCGGGGCGAACGACCTCGCCGGCGGCGCCGGCCAGCTCGCGGGTGGTCTGGCGGAACTCGCCGACGCCTGCGACCAGGCGGGCGCGACGCTGGAGTTCTGCGAGCAGCTCGGCCAGCTTGTCGGATCCGCGCAGGGCGTCGCCGACGGCACCGCCGGGCTGGCCGCGGGCGCCGAGGACCTCGCTCCGGGTGCGCGCGGCGTCGCGACGGGCGTGACGGAGCTCTCAGCCGGCGCCGCCGACCTCGCCCCGGGTGCGCGTCAACTCGCCGACGGGGCGGCGGAACTCTCTGACGGGGCGGCACAGCTCGCCCCCGGCGCACGCCAGGTTGCCGACGGGGCGGCAGGACTCTCGGATGGGGCCGCGCAGCTCGCCCCGGGCGCACGCCAGGTCGCTGGCGGCACGACCGACCTCGCACACGGTGCCGAACAGCTCGCCCCGGGTGCACGCCAGGTCGCCGACGGGGCCGCGCAGCTCGGGTCCGGCCTGACCGAGGTCACCGACGGCGCGGCGCAGATCGCCGATGGAACGTCTCAGCTCGCGGGCGGCACCGCGCAGCTCACCCCCGGCGCACAGCAGGTCGCCGGCGGGCTCTCGCAGGTCGCCGGGAACACGCCCGCGCTCGTGGACGGCGCGGCGGCTCTCGCGACGGGAGCGGGCGACCTCAGCGGGGGCGCGGCGCAGCTTGCGGCCGGCGCGACCGAGGCCTCGACCGGAACGTACTCGCTCGCGGACGGCATCGCCGCCCTCGGCGATGGCGCGCGCGAAGCCTCCTCCGGGGCCGGGGCGCTCGGCGAGGGCGTATCCGCGCTCTCGGAGGGAGCAGCGGACCTCGGCGACGGCATCGGCCAGCTGGGCACCGGGGTGAGCGAACTCGGCGACGGTCTCGGCACCGCGGTCGATCAGCTGCCCACCTTCACCGACCAGGAGGCGTCCGATGTCGCCGCGAACGTGCGCGAGCCGGTCACGTCCTCCTCGAGCGGCCTGTCGATGTTCGGCGCGAGCGCGGTCCCGCTGCTCGCCGCGATCGTGCTGTGGTTCGGCGGCCTGGCGACGTTCCTCGCCGTGCGGCCGGTGACTGCCGCCACATTGACGTCGCGGCGCTCGTCGGTCGCCCTCGCGGCGCGTGGTTTCCTCCCCGGCGGCCTCATCGGCCTCGTCCAGGGTCTGCTCGTGGGAGCGATCCTCGTGTGGGTGGGCGACCACTCGACCGCGACGTCGTTCGCCCTCATCGGGATCTCCGCTCTCGTGGGCGTCGCCTTCAGTGCGGTGCACCAGGCGCTGGCGGCGGCCCTCGGCGGCATCGGCCGGTGGATCGCAGCGATGGCCGGCGCGCTCGCCGTCGCGGTCGGCATCGTCTCGGCCGTGCCGGGCGTCCTCGTGGGTCTCGCGGGGATCCTGCCGACCGCGCCCGCGCTCGAGGCGCTACTCGCGCCGACCACCGGATCCGCTGTCGGCGGCGCGATCGCCGCGCTCGTGACGTGGGCGGTCCTGGCCTTCGCCGCCACGACCCTCGTCACGGCGACCCGGCGCACCACCACTCCGGTCGCCCTCGCTGCGGCCTGACCGCCCGCGGGGTGCCCTGCTCCGGTCGCGCAAAAGCACCTTCGTTCTTGAACGAAGGTGCTTTTGCGCGACGGGAGTGAGGCGTGGGCGCGTCAGCTGATGCCCGAGTAGGCGTGGAGCCCCTCAAAGAACATGTTCACGATCGTGAAGTTGAACAGCACCGCGGCGAAGCCGACGATCGAGAGCCAGGCCGAGCGCGTGCCGCGCCATCCGCGCGTCGCACGAGCGTGGATGTATCCGGCGTAGAGCACCCAGATGATGAAGGTCCACA
Above is a window of Microbacterium faecale DNA encoding:
- a CDS encoding o-succinylbenzoate synthase gives rise to the protein MPLPPLPPVADVMQTLHVVALPLTTRFRGVDHREAALFEGPEGWAEFSPFVEYGNAEATTWLRAAIDFAWNPQPTPHRTHIGVNATVPAVTAARVSEILDRYGPCRTAKVKVAESGQTLDDDIARVAAVRDALGPEGRIRVDANAGWNVDEAERALHALAEFDLEYAEQPCASVEELAEVRWRLRKWDIPIAADESVRKAEDPIAVARAGAADIVIIKAQPLGGVRDALDIVERSGLPAVVSSALDTSIGLAQGAHLAAALPALEHDCGLGTGALFARDVVSPALVPTDGRIRVERLVPSLDALAETAATPERRAWWESRIRSCYARL
- a CDS encoding TetR/AcrR family transcriptional regulator — protein: MSERPPVDPPQPATRSRAATRARLLAAASEVFAEVGLGEASVERICDRAGFTRGAFYSNFASKDEMFLELAGEVARERVAGVRVRVADLTAADRFDPQATDASVIIRALDVVGDDRHSTLLMHEISIKAMRDAEFAVAYRAQEEEILAEVVQLMDDIVEMKGLALRADSRAAAVIILAVWTDAATRAAVSGLDAAAATEMRTRRLSGVVELLLERPNAAQSRA
- a CDS encoding MMPL family transporter, whose product is MSTLLSSLGRWSFRNPWRVIGSWILLLLVAGGAALGLGKGFDDSITIPGTEAQDGIEQLERTFPQVSGTAAQIIVVAADGDSVDAASYRDPIETAVDEFSEFETMSNATSPYDEVVEGLVSTDETAAIVQLQLEGQATTISDEVKDAITERVHELGDELPDGSTTKLGGDLFSTELPAISATEAVGVLIALLVLIVTFRSFVMAGLPLVTALIGVGVSMLGVVAVTAFTEVSSTTPLLALMLGLAVGIDYALFIAARHQDQVRGGMDPEDAAARATGTAGSAVVFAGVTVLIALVGLGFAGIPFLTVMGIAAAVAVAVAVAIAVTMTPALLRFVGHRAAGRPRKERPQKVRHASFSQRWVKTVTAHPVVTTIAVVVGLGVVALPATQLGLALPNAGSLPQDSEARQAYDLTDQHFGEGFNGPLILTGSIITSTDPLGLMEDLADEVERLDGVKEVALATPNETADTGIVQIIPETGPSDPATSELVHELRDHHDEWLDEYGVDLTVTGFTAVAIDVSAKLGQALLPFGIFVVGLSVILLMVVFRSIWVPLKAAVGYLLSIVTAFGVVAMVFQFGWGADLLHVTKTGPVIAFMPIVVMGVLFGLAMDYEVFLVSRMREDYVHAIRRRPATREVAVDAIRTGYAASARVVTAAAVIMFAVFAAFVPEGDINIKPIALALAVGIAVDAFLVRMTLVPAVMALLGKHAWWMPAWLSRRLPSLDIEGEAVEREDRLADWPEPDSRSVLAAEDVTITADGEALVQDLQARVEPGDALVITATDPRSSRAALLAFAGRITTDEDSRLRVAGHLLPGRASWVRAHVGVALLDDSPDPESALAEALSGSATIVAVSGLDRASAASLSALSAARERSTGSLTVVATAADAARATDLLDDAGWSGASVLDATPHAAARPSEVIA